In Limnohabitans sp. INBF002, one genomic interval encodes:
- a CDS encoding CusA/CzcA family heavy metal efflux RND transporter, which produces MKRLIDYALNQPLFILLGTLLFVMAGVFAFKNLSVEAFPDVTDTQVTVIALYPGRAAEEVEKEVTLPIEVALSGLPNSIRVFSHTQFGLSFTVVTYDDKAEVNLARQQVNERLSSVDLPTGVQANVMPNATPVGEVMRYRLKGDGKTSTELRTIQDWTVERALRQIPGVADVVGMGGYIKQYEVQPDMQKLRAYKLTLQDLQDAMGRGNSNAGGSYVAQGAQQFAIRGIGLLHSAQDIGNIVVTARGNTPVLVKDVATVAIGAVPRLGTVGQDMDDDVVTGIIIMRKGENPSVVLKGIKEKLVDLNERVLPKGVQIVPFYDRTWLMGKTLTTVFKNLVEGALLVSLVLYLFLSNMRASLAVVVVIPLALLSTFLGLKILGVPANLLSLGAMDFGIIVDGAVIVIENIMHRLAERGEGMNEKERRTLITNAASEVGRPTVFSMLIIIAAHIPIFALQRHEGRIFQPMALSVTTALVGSLIFSLTLVPLLAYWMLRKGIPHGDNGVVSWAKRVYEPVLNWALEKPRKVVGIALSGFAISVLAAASLGSEFLPELNEGTFWVNWDMPASVSQEEAAKVLRKARLQLLTIPEVRTVVSKAGQPEDGTDPKTLSMAEVFVDVKPAEEWRKGMTRDLLIEEMDQKLAIIPGVDPAFSMPIRDNVLESISQIKGQIVVKVSGDDLDELRRTTEAMQREFKQVVGVQRAEIDRLGEVPQLIVDIDRDRAARLGLNVGDIQDVIESALAGRATTEIWEGERKFSVVLRLAGDRRSVINLPATPIALPGGGYATLENVATIRQGSGAMNIAREAGRRTMAIGIFVKGRDMGSVVADMKARVDKNVKIADSYAVTWSGEFENQERAMQRLGVVVPISLLLIFVLLFDAFGSFKTAGLILINVPLALIGGFVALWIFSIPLSVSAAIGFIALSGQAVLNGVVMLSVFQQLRNAGYTVIEAVKEGALQRLRTVLMTAMLAALGLLPMALSHDIGSETQRPLAIVVIGGLVTATLLTLVVLPALYVSWFSTPKASTVNDKASA; this is translated from the coding sequence ATGAAGCGTCTCATTGACTATGCGTTGAACCAGCCGCTGTTCATCCTGCTGGGCACCCTGCTGTTTGTGATGGCAGGCGTGTTCGCCTTTAAAAACCTGTCGGTCGAAGCTTTCCCCGACGTCACCGACACCCAAGTGACGGTGATTGCGCTCTACCCCGGCCGCGCCGCCGAAGAGGTGGAAAAAGAAGTGACCTTGCCCATTGAGGTGGCCCTGTCGGGTTTGCCCAATTCGATTCGCGTGTTCTCGCACACGCAGTTTGGTTTGTCGTTCACCGTGGTCACGTATGACGACAAGGCAGAGGTCAACCTCGCACGTCAACAAGTCAACGAACGCTTGAGCAGCGTGGACTTGCCCACAGGCGTGCAAGCCAACGTCATGCCCAACGCCACCCCTGTGGGTGAAGTGATGCGTTACCGCCTCAAGGGCGATGGCAAAACATCGACCGAGCTACGCACCATCCAAGACTGGACAGTCGAGCGCGCGTTGCGCCAAATCCCAGGTGTGGCCGACGTGGTGGGCATGGGCGGCTACATCAAGCAATACGAAGTGCAGCCCGACATGCAAAAGCTGCGAGCCTACAAGCTCACGCTGCAAGATTTGCAAGACGCCATGGGCCGTGGCAATTCCAACGCGGGTGGTAGCTACGTGGCGCAAGGCGCACAACAGTTCGCCATTCGCGGCATTGGCTTGCTGCACTCGGCGCAAGACATCGGCAACATCGTGGTCACGGCGCGCGGCAACACGCCCGTGTTGGTGAAAGACGTGGCCACCGTCGCCATTGGTGCCGTGCCTCGCTTGGGCACTGTAGGCCAAGACATGGACGACGATGTGGTGACCGGCATCATCATCATGCGCAAGGGCGAGAACCCCAGCGTGGTTCTGAAAGGCATCAAAGAAAAGCTCGTTGACCTCAACGAACGCGTGCTGCCCAAGGGCGTGCAAATCGTGCCGTTTTACGACCGCACCTGGTTAATGGGCAAGACCCTCACCACCGTGTTCAAAAACCTGGTGGAAGGCGCCTTGTTGGTGTCTTTGGTGTTGTACCTGTTCTTGTCCAACATGCGCGCTTCGCTGGCGGTGGTGGTGGTCATTCCACTCGCTTTGTTGTCCACGTTTTTGGGCCTCAAGATTTTGGGCGTGCCTGCGAATTTGCTGAGCTTGGGTGCGATGGACTTCGGCATCATCGTCGATGGTGCAGTGATCGTGATTGAAAACATCATGCACCGCTTGGCCGAGCGCGGCGAAGGCATGAACGAGAAAGAGCGGCGCACCCTCATCACCAATGCTGCCAGCGAGGTAGGACGCCCCACCGTGTTCTCGATGCTCATCATCATTGCAGCGCACATTCCTATTTTTGCGCTGCAACGCCACGAAGGCCGCATCTTCCAACCCATGGCTTTGTCAGTCACGACGGCGCTGGTGGGCTCGCTCATCTTCTCGCTGACCCTCGTGCCGTTGCTGGCCTATTGGATGCTGCGCAAGGGCATTCCACACGGTGACAACGGCGTCGTGTCTTGGGCCAAGCGCGTGTACGAACCCGTGTTGAACTGGGCGCTTGAGAAACCCCGCAAAGTGGTGGGCATTGCCTTGAGTGGTTTTGCCATCTCTGTTTTAGCCGCCGCCAGTTTGGGTTCGGAGTTTTTACCTGAGCTCAACGAAGGCACGTTCTGGGTGAACTGGGACATGCCTGCCAGCGTGTCGCAAGAAGAAGCGGCCAAGGTGCTGCGCAAAGCGCGCTTGCAACTGCTGACCATTCCCGAAGTGCGCACCGTCGTATCCAAAGCCGGTCAGCCCGAAGACGGCACCGACCCCAAAACCCTCAGCATGGCCGAGGTATTTGTGGATGTGAAGCCCGCCGAGGAATGGCGCAAAGGCATGACGCGCGATTTGCTGATTGAAGAAATGGACCAAAAGCTGGCCATCATTCCTGGCGTCGACCCTGCGTTCTCCATGCCCATTCGCGACAACGTGTTGGAGTCGATTTCGCAAATCAAAGGACAAATTGTGGTGAAAGTGTCGGGCGATGACTTAGACGAATTGCGCCGCACCACCGAAGCCATGCAACGCGAGTTCAAGCAAGTCGTGGGCGTGCAACGCGCCGAGATTGACCGCTTGGGAGAGGTGCCACAACTCATCGTTGACATCGACCGTGACCGCGCGGCACGTTTGGGCCTCAACGTGGGCGACATTCAAGACGTGATTGAGTCGGCCTTGGCAGGTCGTGCCACCACTGAGATTTGGGAAGGCGAACGCAAGTTCTCGGTCGTGTTGCGTTTGGCGGGTGACCGACGCTCGGTCATCAACCTGCCGGCCACGCCCATCGCTTTGCCCGGCGGCGGCTACGCCACGCTAGAAAACGTAGCCACCATTCGCCAAGGCAGCGGCGCGATGAACATCGCGCGCGAAGCCGGCCGACGCACCATGGCCATTGGTATCTTTGTGAAGGGCCGCGATATGGGCTCAGTCGTGGCCGACATGAAGGCACGCGTCGACAAGAACGTGAAGATTGCTGACAGTTACGCGGTCACTTGGTCGGGCGAATTTGAAAACCAAGAGCGCGCCATGCAACGCTTGGGCGTGGTGGTGCCGATTTCGCTGTTGCTGATTTTTGTGTTGTTGTTCGACGCCTTCGGTTCGTTCAAAACGGCAGGTTTGATTTTGATCAACGTGCCACTCGCTTTGATTGGCGGTTTTGTGGCGCTGTGGATTTTCAGCATTCCGCTGTCCGTCTCTGCGGCCATTGGCTTTATTGCGTTGTCGGGCCAAGCGGTGCTGAATGGCGTGGTGATGCTCTCGGTCTTCCAGCAGTTGCGCAATGCGGGCTACACCGTGATTGAGGCAGTCAAAGAGGGCGCTCTGCAACGCCTGCGTACCGTCTTAATGACGGCCATGCTCGCCGCGCTGGGCTTGTTGCCCATGGCCTTGAGCCACGACATCGGTTCTGAAACCCAGCGCCCCTTGGCCATCGTCGTGATTGGTGGCTTGGTCACCGCCACGCTGCTGACGCTGGTGGTGCTGCCCGCGCTCTACGTGTCGTGGTTTTCAACACCCAAAGCGTCAACGGTGAACGACAAGGCAAGCGCTTAA
- a CDS encoding efflux RND transporter periplasmic adaptor subunit has protein sequence MSIRQNPQDRLRQTIRNLLDTPAKRYGAAGGLVALLVAAYALLSQEAPTKPPAPQPIVQGQQLRFPAGHPQLALLSTVEAKAAESVTIELPARLVWNEERTQRIYPAFAGRVLTLNADIGQSVNAGQVLATLASPEFGAAQADTAKAMADAQVADRALARHQTLFEADVISRKELDLTEADAMRARAELARAQARTRMYGSANGVNQQLGISATVKGVIVERNLSAGQEVRPDQGGPGNQALFVVSDPSVLWVQIDARESDTASLKPGTKISLTLPNFPGQTFEAKITATGDFIDSNTRSIKVRAVIDNAQRTLKAEMLGTARIERKLSAGVLVPASAVQLRGIEHWAYVQTEPGVFEPRRVKLGYEGLQEVLIVDGVQANELVVKENSLLLAREFRNAQDEAMQHTPAPGSAAPATATASSAGHK, from the coding sequence ATGAGCATACGACAGAACCCGCAAGACCGCTTGCGCCAAACCATCCGCAACTTGTTAGACACCCCCGCCAAGCGCTACGGCGCAGCTGGCGGCTTGGTCGCACTTCTGGTGGCGGCCTATGCCTTGCTGAGTCAAGAAGCCCCCACCAAACCACCCGCGCCTCAACCCATCGTGCAAGGCCAACAACTGCGCTTTCCCGCAGGCCACCCACAGCTGGCCCTGCTAAGCACCGTTGAAGCCAAAGCCGCCGAAAGCGTGACCATTGAATTACCGGCGCGCTTGGTGTGGAACGAGGAGAGGACCCAACGCATTTACCCCGCCTTCGCAGGCCGCGTGTTGACCCTCAACGCCGACATTGGTCAGAGCGTCAACGCGGGTCAAGTGTTGGCCACGTTGGCCTCGCCCGAGTTTGGCGCGGCCCAGGCTGACACCGCCAAAGCCATGGCCGATGCCCAAGTGGCCGACCGCGCCTTGGCACGTCACCAAACTTTGTTTGAGGCGGATGTCATCTCGCGCAAAGAGCTCGACCTGACCGAAGCCGATGCCATGCGCGCCCGTGCCGAACTGGCTCGCGCCCAAGCACGTACCCGCATGTATGGCAGCGCCAATGGCGTGAACCAACAACTGGGCATTTCCGCCACCGTCAAAGGCGTGATCGTCGAACGCAACCTCAGCGCGGGCCAAGAAGTGCGCCCCGACCAAGGCGGCCCTGGCAACCAAGCCCTGTTTGTGGTGAGCGACCCCAGTGTGCTGTGGGTGCAAATTGATGCACGGGAATCAGACACGGCGTCACTCAAACCTGGCACCAAAATTTCGCTGACCTTGCCCAACTTTCCCGGCCAAACCTTTGAAGCCAAGATCACCGCGACCGGTGACTTCATTGACAGCAACACCCGCTCCATCAAAGTGCGCGCCGTCATCGACAACGCGCAACGCACGCTCAAAGCCGAAATGCTGGGCACCGCCCGCATCGAACGCAAGCTGAGTGCTGGCGTGTTGGTGCCCGCCAGCGCCGTGCAACTGCGCGGCATTGAACACTGGGCCTATGTACAAACCGAACCCGGCGTGTTTGAACCCCGCCGCGTAAAGCTGGGCTACGAAGGCTTACAAGAAGTGCTCATCGTCGATGGCGTACAAGCCAACGAACTGGTGGTGAAAGAAAACAGCTTGCTGTTGGCCCGTGAGTTCCGCAACGCCCAAGACGAGGCCATGCAACACACGCCAGCCCCCGGCTCTGCCGCGCCCGCCACTGCCACCGCCAGCAGCGCAGGTCACAAATGA
- a CDS encoding response regulator transcription factor: MRILLIEDDAVLQAVMLRSLSDAGHRVDAASHLEEGAHYWQVQAYDAVLLDLNLPLNGQPHAQQGSGLQLLREARARGDRTPVLVLTARNRTDERIAGLDAGADDYLGKPFDLEEVEARLRALVRRSQGVDDEVQVGHLRLHRRHHRVFLGDADLALPAREFEVLCELMMPPGRAVSKRVLSDKLSGFDEALGDNALEAFISRLRKKLADSGATIRTLRGIGYVLEEQP, from the coding sequence TTGCGAATTTTGTTGATTGAAGACGACGCCGTGTTGCAAGCGGTCATGCTGCGCAGCCTCAGCGATGCGGGTCATCGCGTGGACGCTGCCAGCCATTTGGAAGAAGGCGCGCACTACTGGCAAGTGCAGGCCTATGACGCGGTATTGCTGGATTTGAATTTGCCGCTCAACGGCCAGCCCCATGCCCAACAAGGCAGTGGTTTGCAGCTTTTGCGCGAAGCGCGTGCCCGTGGCGACCGCACACCGGTGCTGGTGTTGACGGCGCGTAACCGCACCGACGAACGCATTGCCGGCTTAGACGCTGGTGCAGACGACTACCTTGGCAAACCCTTTGATTTGGAAGAGGTCGAGGCCCGTCTACGTGCCTTGGTTCGCCGCAGTCAGGGCGTGGATGACGAAGTGCAAGTGGGCCACTTGCGTTTGCACCGCAGGCATCATCGGGTCTTTTTGGGCGATGCCGATTTGGCCTTGCCCGCACGTGAGTTTGAGGTGCTGTGCGAGTTGATGATGCCACCGGGCCGCGCGGTGAGCAAGCGTGTGTTGTCTGACAAGCTTTCGGGGTTTGATGAGGCTTTGGGCGATAACGCTTTAGAGGCTTTCATTTCCAGGTTGCGTAAAAAATTGGCAGACAGCGGTGCCACCATTCGCACCTTGCGTGGGATTGGCTATGTCTTGGAAGAGCAGCCATGA
- a CDS encoding sensor histidine kinase: MKATHSKPSLRNRLLRHVLVPLAVTWLLGSALVVGIASYFAQQAFDRALLDDAYLVASHVRRVTGESGALDLSLSAQEMSTVLFDQSESLYFAVLSPSGALLAGHAGLRPPQFDDNLKPHFDAIEYQGRVLRSVTIYREHPGNFYVVMAQTTASRDHLLQRLLTFSIVPQLLLLMGLAAWLQRAIEDDLVPLADLEHAVGRRDARDLTPVPVSATTRDVQRLGQAINALLGRIAHSVQAQREFSGNVAHELRTPLAGIRALADYGLRQSDPQVWREQLLGIAQSQERASHLVDQLLALALADEAQHTLEQTPVAIDALVGEAVLRFLPRADAAGVDLGARGIEQPVWAFANAALIEGVLNNLLDNALRYGRAPDGESHITVSVVDAPQAVVLAVIDNGPGVSPEQLKKLTQRWVQGSAGEALKEGSGLGLAIVSEYVRLLGAKVTMQTESPHGLRVSITLNKPL; this comes from the coding sequence ATGAAAGCCACGCACAGCAAACCCTCGTTGCGCAACCGTTTGTTGCGTCATGTCTTGGTGCCGCTGGCGGTGACGTGGTTGCTGGGCTCTGCGTTGGTCGTGGGCATTGCTTCTTACTTTGCACAGCAGGCGTTTGACCGTGCTTTGCTAGACGATGCTTATTTGGTGGCCAGCCACGTACGCCGTGTGACGGGCGAGTCAGGCGCGTTGGATCTGAGTCTCTCCGCCCAAGAGATGAGCACGGTTTTGTTTGACCAAAGTGAATCGTTGTACTTTGCGGTGCTGAGCCCCAGCGGCGCTTTGTTGGCAGGTCATGCCGGGTTGCGTCCGCCGCAGTTTGACGACAATTTAAAACCGCATTTCGATGCCATTGAATACCAAGGCCGTGTGTTGCGCAGCGTCACCATTTACCGCGAGCATCCGGGTAATTTTTATGTGGTGATGGCTCAAACCACGGCCAGCCGCGATCACTTGTTGCAGCGCTTGCTCACGTTTTCTATTGTTCCGCAACTGCTGTTGCTCATGGGTTTGGCTGCTTGGTTGCAGCGCGCAATTGAAGACGATTTGGTGCCGCTCGCTGACCTTGAACATGCCGTGGGCCGCCGCGACGCGCGTGACCTCACTCCTGTGCCTGTCAGCGCGACCACGCGTGATGTGCAGCGCTTGGGTCAAGCCATCAATGCGTTGTTGGGGCGCATTGCGCACAGTGTGCAAGCGCAGCGCGAGTTCTCGGGCAATGTGGCGCATGAGTTGCGCACGCCCCTCGCTGGCATTCGGGCTTTGGCCGATTACGGCCTGCGTCAAAGCGATCCACAGGTGTGGCGCGAGCAGCTGCTTGGCATCGCACAAAGCCAAGAACGGGCGAGCCATTTGGTCGACCAGTTGTTGGCACTGGCCTTGGCGGATGAAGCGCAACACACCTTAGAACAAACGCCTGTCGCCATCGATGCGCTGGTGGGCGAAGCGGTGTTGCGCTTTTTGCCCCGAGCCGATGCTGCCGGTGTTGACCTGGGCGCGCGTGGCATTGAACAACCCGTGTGGGCGTTTGCCAATGCGGCTTTGATAGAAGGCGTGTTGAATAATTTGCTCGATAACGCCTTGCGTTATGGCCGCGCGCCTGATGGCGAAAGCCACATCACGGTGTCGGTGGTGGATGCCCCGCAAGCGGTGGTGTTGGCGGTGATTGACAACGGCCCTGGCGTGTCGCCTGAGCAGCTCAAAAAGCTCACGCAACGGTGGGTGCAGGGCTCAGCGGGTGAGGCCCTCAAAGAGGGCTCGGGTTTGGGTTTGGCCATCGTCAGTGAATATGTGCGATTGCTCGGCGCCAAAGTGACCATGCAAACCGAAAGCCCCCACGGCTTGCGCGTCAGCATCACTTTGAACAAGCCCTTGTAA
- the mnmG gene encoding tRNA uridine-5-carboxymethylaminomethyl(34) synthesis enzyme MnmG: MLYPEEFDVIVVGGGHAGTEAALAAARMGAKTLLLSHNIETLGQMSCNPSIGGIGKGHLVKEVDALGGAMALATDEGGIQFRILNSSKGPAVRATRAQADRILYKAAIRRMLENQPNLWLFQQAVDDLMVEGDRVVGACTQAGIRFRSRTVVLTAGTFLDGKIHVGLNNYAGGRAGDPPAVSLSARLKELKLPQGRLKTGTPPRIDGRTIDFSQCAEQPGDGVASQTATGAPSAGVLGEVPVFSFMGRPSMHPQHMPCWVTHTNQRTHDIIRSGFDRSPMFTGKIEGVGPRYCPSVEDKINRFADKDSHQIFLEPEGLTTHEYYPNGISTSLPFDIQYDLVRSMKGLENAHIIRPGYAIEYDYFDPRELKRSFETRAIGGLFFAGQINGTTGYEEAAAQGLFAGINAALQCRSLAGAANDFGGAWTPGRDQAYLGVLVDDLTTKGVTEPYRMFTSRAEFRLQLREDNADMRLTEIGRQMGLVDDARWEAFNRKRDAVSRETERLKSIWVNPRNLSVAEAERVLGKAIDREYNLADLLRRPDVSYQGLMSLDDAKHQNQELVDALAGDEVSREITRAVIEQIEIAAKYSGYIDRQRDEVARAANYENLQLPEDLDYNQVTALSFEVRQRLSRQRPETLGQASRLSGITPAAISLLLIHLKRSRVKGFAQESAVNNSTEAV, translated from the coding sequence ATGTTGTACCCCGAAGAGTTTGATGTCATCGTCGTTGGCGGTGGTCACGCTGGCACCGAAGCCGCGTTGGCCGCGGCACGCATGGGGGCTAAAACTTTACTCTTAAGTCACAACATCGAAACTTTGGGCCAGATGAGCTGCAACCCGTCCATTGGCGGCATTGGCAAAGGCCATTTGGTCAAAGAGGTGGACGCTTTGGGTGGCGCCATGGCTTTGGCCACGGACGAGGGCGGTATTCAGTTTCGCATCTTGAACAGTTCCAAAGGCCCGGCTGTGCGTGCGACCCGTGCCCAAGCCGACCGCATTTTGTACAAAGCCGCCATTCGCCGCATGTTGGAAAACCAGCCCAACCTGTGGCTGTTCCAACAAGCGGTGGACGACTTGATGGTGGAGGGCGACCGCGTGGTGGGCGCCTGCACACAAGCGGGCATTCGATTCCGCAGCCGCACCGTGGTGCTGACGGCTGGCACGTTCTTGGACGGCAAGATCCACGTCGGACTGAACAACTACGCCGGTGGCCGCGCGGGTGACCCGCCTGCCGTCAGCTTGTCGGCTCGACTCAAAGAACTCAAGCTGCCACAGGGCCGACTCAAAACGGGCACGCCTCCGCGCATCGATGGCCGCACGATTGACTTCAGCCAATGTGCCGAACAGCCGGGTGATGGGGTTGCTTCGCAGACGGCGACGGGTGCTCCGTCGGCGGGCGTGCTGGGCGAAGTGCCCGTGTTCAGCTTCATGGGGCGTCCGTCCATGCACCCGCAGCACATGCCTTGTTGGGTGACCCACACCAACCAGCGTACGCACGACATCATCCGTTCCGGCTTCGACCGTAGCCCCATGTTCACCGGCAAGATCGAGGGCGTCGGCCCCCGCTACTGCCCGAGTGTGGAAGACAAGATCAACCGATTTGCTGACAAAGATAGCCACCAAATTTTCTTAGAGCCCGAAGGCCTGACCACCCACGAGTATTACCCCAACGGCATCAGCACCAGTTTGCCGTTTGACATCCAGTACGACTTGGTGCGTTCCATGAAGGGCTTGGAAAACGCCCACATCATTCGCCCCGGCTACGCCATCGAGTACGACTACTTTGACCCGCGCGAACTCAAGCGCAGTTTCGAAACCCGCGCCATCGGTGGCCTGTTCTTTGCCGGACAAATCAACGGCACCACGGGTTACGAAGAGGCGGCGGCCCAAGGTTTGTTTGCCGGTATCAACGCTGCTTTGCAGTGCCGCAGCCTGGCCGGCGCCGCCAACGACTTTGGCGGTGCGTGGACACCGGGCCGCGACCAAGCCTACTTGGGTGTGTTGGTGGACGACCTCACCACCAAGGGCGTGACCGAGCCTTACCGCATGTTCACCAGCCGAGCCGAGTTTCGCTTGCAGCTGCGCGAGGACAACGCCGACATGCGCTTGACAGAGATTGGCCGCCAAATGGGCCTGGTCGATGATGCCCGCTGGGAAGCTTTCAACCGCAAACGAGATGCTGTTTCACGTGAAACAGAGCGCCTTAAATCGATCTGGGTCAACCCTCGTAACTTGTCGGTGGCAGAAGCCGAGCGTGTGCTGGGCAAGGCCATTGACCGTGAATACAACTTGGCCGACTTGCTTCGCCGCCCCGATGTGAGTTACCAAGGTCTGATGTCTTTGGATGATGCCAAGCACCAGAACCAAGAGCTTGTAGACGCCTTGGCGGGTGACGAGGTTTCACGTGAAATAACCCGAGCTGTCATTGAGCAGATCGAGATTGCTGCCAAATACTCTGGTTACATCGACCGCCAACGCGACGAGGTGGCGCGTGCTGCCAATTACGAAAACCTACAGTTGCCCGAAGACTTGGACTACAACCAAGTCACCGCTTTGTCGTTTGAGGTGCGTCAGCGTCTGAGTCGCCAGCGACCCGAAACCCTGGGGCAGGCGTCGCGCCTGTCGGGCATCACGCCTGCGGCCATTTCTTTGTTGCTCATTCACCTCAAGCGATCGCGTGTCAAAGGTTTTGCTCAAGAGTCTGCTGTCAACAATTCGACCGAGGCCGTCTGA
- the rsmG gene encoding 16S rRNA (guanine(527)-N(7))-methyltransferase RsmG — translation MHPLLPALQKGLHDLGLPLSGDQQAQLLAYMDLIAKWTKVYNLTAVRDANEMLTHHLLDSLAVVAPLRRELTKLAVPNSAEQGEASTLAVTHPKFSLLDVGSGAGLPGIVIAITCPDVAVTCVDTVAKKAAFIQQVAATLRLPNLKGLHARVESLTQPYDVVCSRAFASLVDFTTWSKSALATHGVWMAMKGKHPDLELAVLPESVTVFHVEQLQVPGLDAERCIIWMRG, via the coding sequence ATGCATCCTTTGTTGCCAGCTCTGCAAAAGGGGCTTCACGATTTGGGCTTGCCTTTGTCCGGTGACCAGCAAGCCCAGTTGTTGGCTTACATGGATTTGATCGCCAAGTGGACCAAGGTCTACAACCTGACGGCGGTGCGTGATGCCAACGAAATGCTCACCCATCACTTGCTCGACAGCTTGGCGGTTGTTGCGCCGTTGCGCCGCGAGTTGACCAAGTTGGCTGTGCCAAATTCGGCAGAACAAGGTGAGGCCTCGACGCTTGCCGTGACTCATCCGAAGTTCAGCTTGCTCGACGTGGGTTCGGGCGCTGGCTTGCCCGGCATCGTCATTGCCATCACTTGCCCCGATGTGGCGGTGACTTGTGTGGATACGGTGGCCAAAAAGGCCGCCTTCATTCAGCAGGTTGCGGCGACTTTGAGGTTGCCCAATCTCAAGGGTCTGCATGCACGGGTCGAAAGCCTGACCCAGCCCTACGATGTGGTTTGTTCTCGTGCTTTTGCTTCGCTGGTGGACTTCACCACATGGTCCAAATCTGCCCTGGCCACGCATGGCGTGTGGATGGCGATGAAGGGCAAACACCCAGACCTTGAGTTGGCTGTGTTGCCAGAAAGCGTCACAGTGTTTCACGTGGAACAGCTTCAGGTGCCCGGCTTAGATGCCGAGCGCTGCATCATCTGGATGCGCGGTTAA
- a CDS encoding LysE family translocator: MFGIADYGAFVVAIIVFLAIPGPGNLALLTATGKGGVRSGLAATLGVIAGDQVLLWLAVAGLSAVLINYPGLYSSVKWAGAAYLLGLGYSLFNSKPGDAPVLNMKPDHYFRQGLFITVLNPKAIVFYMAFFPLFVDPAVHQGLVTFGFMAITIAALTFLYGLVVVLLAHHLAKRVRANPMVSVMLNKVAGTLLMGFGLKLALF; this comes from the coding sequence ATGTTCGGTATCGCGGACTACGGCGCTTTCGTCGTGGCCATCATTGTCTTTTTGGCCATTCCAGGCCCCGGGAACTTGGCCTTGCTCACCGCAACGGGCAAGGGTGGGGTGCGTTCGGGTTTGGCCGCCACGCTGGGCGTGATCGCGGGTGACCAGGTGTTGTTGTGGTTGGCCGTGGCGGGTTTGTCGGCGGTGCTCATCAACTATCCTGGTTTGTACAGCTCGGTCAAATGGGCGGGTGCTGCTTACTTGTTGGGTTTGGGCTATTCCTTGTTCAACAGCAAGCCGGGTGATGCGCCCGTGTTGAATATGAAGCCCGATCACTACTTTCGCCAAGGGCTGTTCATCACGGTGTTGAACCCCAAAGCGATTGTGTTTTACATGGCTTTCTTTCCTTTGTTTGTAGACCCGGCGGTTCATCAAGGTTTGGTCACCTTTGGTTTTATGGCCATCACCATTGCGGCGCTTACTTTTCTTTATGGGTTGGTGGTTGTTTTGCTCGCCCACCATTTGGCCAAGCGCGTGCGCGCCAATCCGATGGTGAGCGTGATGCTCAACAAAGTAGCGGGCACCTTGCTCATGGGTTTTGGCCTGAAGTTGGCGCTGTTTTAA
- a CDS encoding AAA family ATPase, producing the protein MAKIFCVANQKGGVGKTTTTVNLSAGLAFVGQRVLMVDLDPQGNATMSSGVDKREMELSVYDVLLEEATVAEARIRSNWGTEGVRAKIPTYDVLGANRDLAGAEVELVSLERRENRLKQALAAVDAEYDFILIDCPPSLSMLTLNGLCCAHGVIVPMQCEYFALEGLTDLVNTIKQVHANLNRDLKIIGLLRVMFDPRITLQQQVSDQLKDHFGDKVFSAVIPRNVRLAEAPSYGLPGVVFDPSAKGSHAFVDFAQEMVERVKAF; encoded by the coding sequence ATGGCCAAAATCTTTTGCGTTGCAAACCAAAAAGGCGGTGTGGGTAAAACCACCACCACCGTCAACTTGTCTGCAGGTTTGGCATTCGTTGGCCAGCGCGTGTTGATGGTCGACCTTGACCCACAGGGCAATGCCACCATGAGTTCGGGCGTGGACAAGCGTGAGATGGAGCTGTCGGTCTACGACGTGTTGCTCGAAGAGGCCACGGTGGCCGAAGCGCGCATCCGCAGCAACTGGGGCACAGAGGGCGTGCGCGCCAAAATTCCAACCTACGACGTGTTGGGTGCCAACCGCGATTTGGCCGGTGCCGAAGTGGAGCTGGTGTCTCTGGAGCGCCGCGAAAACCGATTGAAACAAGCCTTGGCTGCCGTGGATGCGGAATACGACTTTATTCTTATCGATTGCCCCCCGTCGCTCTCCATGCTCACCCTCAACGGCTTGTGCTGCGCGCATGGCGTGATCGTGCCGATGCAGTGTGAATACTTTGCCCTTGAAGGCTTGACCGACTTGGTCAACACCATCAAGCAAGTGCATGCCAACCTCAACCGCGACCTCAAAATCATTGGCCTCTTGCGCGTCATGTTTGACCCACGCATCACCTTGCAGCAACAGGTGAGCGACCAACTCAAAGACCACTTTGGCGACAAAGTGTTCAGCGCTGTTATTCCTCGCAACGTGCGTTTGGCGGAAGCTCCCAGCTATGGTCTGCCCGGCGTTGTGTTTGATCCTTCGGCCAAAGGCAGCCACGCGTTTGTCGACTTTGCGCAAGAAATGGTGGAACGCGTCAAAGCGTTCTAA